In Pongo abelii isolate AG06213 chromosome 5, NHGRI_mPonAbe1-v2.0_pri, whole genome shotgun sequence, a single genomic region encodes these proteins:
- the DDAH2 gene encoding putative hydrolase DDAH2, translated as MGTPGEGLGRCSHALIRGVPESLASGEGAGAGLPALDLAKAQREHGVLGGKLRQRLGLQLLELPPEESLPLGPLLGDTAVIQGDTALITRPWSPARRPEVDGVRKALQDLGLRIVEIGDENATLDGTDVLFTGREFFVGLSKWTNHRGAEIVADTFRDFAVSTVPVSGPSHLRGLCGMGGPRTVVAGSSDAAQKAVRAMAVLTDHPYASLTLPDDAAADCLFLRPGLPGVPPFLLHRGGGDLPNSQEALQKLSDVTLVPVSCSELEKAGAGLSSLCLVLSTRPHS; from the exons ATGGGGACGCCGGGGGAGGGGCTGGGCCGCTGCTCCCATGCCCTGATCCGGGGAGTCCCAGAGAGCCTGGCGTCGGGGGAAGGTGCGGGGGCTGGCCTTCCGGCTCTGGATCTGGCCAAAGCTCAAAGGGAGCACGGGGTGCTGGGAGGTAAACTGAGGCAACGACTGGGGCTACAGCTGCTAGAACTGCCACCTGAGGAGTCGTTGCCGCTGGGACCGCTGCTTGGCGACACGGCCGTGATCCAAGGGGACACGGCCCTAATCACGCGGCCCTGGAGCCCCGCTCGTAGGCCAGAG GTCGATGGAGTCCGCAAAGCCCTGCAAGACCTGGGGCTCCGAATTGTGGAAATAGGAGACGAGAACGCGACGCTGGATGGCACTGACGTTCTCTTCACCG GCCGGGAGTTTTTCGTAGGCCTCTCCAAATGGACCAATCACCGAGGAGCTGAGATCGTGGCGGACACGTTCCGG GACTTCGCCGTCTCCACTGTGCCAGTCTCGGGTCCCTCCCACCTGCGCGGTCTCTGCGGCATGGGGGGACCTCGCACTGTTGTGGCAGGCAGCAGCGACGCTGCCCAAAAGGCTGTCCGG GCAATGGCAGTGCTGACAGATCACCCATATGCCTCCCTGACCCTCCCAGATGACGCAGCTGCTGACTGTCTCTTTCTTCGTCCTGGGTTGCCTGGTGTGCCCCCTTTCCTCCTGCACCGTGGAGGTGGGGATCTGCCCAACAGCCaggag GCACTGCAGAAGCTCTCTGATGTCACCTTGGTACCTGTGTCCTGCTCAGAACTGGAGAAGGCTGGCGCCGGGCTCAGCTCCCTCTGCTTGGTGCTCAGCACACGCCCCCACAGCTGA
- the CLIC1 gene encoding chloride intracellular channel protein 1: MAEEQPQVELFVKAGSDGAKIGNCPFSQRLFMVLWLKGVTFNVTTVDTKRRTETVQKLCPGGQLPFLLYGTEVHTDTNKIEEFLEAVLCPPRYPKLAALNPESNTAGLDIFAKFSAYIKNSNPALNDNLEKGLLKALKVLDNYLTSPLPEEVDETSAEDEGVSQRKFLDGNELTLADCNLLPKLHIVQVVCKKYRGFTIPEAFRGVHRYLRNAYAREEFASTCPDDEEIELAYEQVAKALK, translated from the exons ATGGCTGAAGAACAACCGCAGGTCGAATTGTTCGTGAAG GCGGGCAGTGATGGGGCCAAAATTGGGAACTGCCCATTCTCCCAGAGACTGTTCATGGTACTGTGGCTCAAGGGAGTCACCTTCAATGTTACCACCGTTGACACCAAAAG GCGGACCGAGACAGTGCAGAAGCTGTGCCCAGGGGGGCAGCTCCCATTCCTGCTGTATGGCACTGAAGTGCACACAGACACCAACAAGATTGAGGAATTTCTGGAGGCAGTACTGTGCCCTCCCAG GTACCCCAAGCTGGCAGCTCTGAACCCTGAGTCCAACACAGCTGGGCTGGACATATTTGCCAAATTTTCTGCCTACATCAAGAATTCAAACCCAGCACTCAATGATA ATCTGGAGAAGGGACTCCTGAAAGCCCTGAAGGTTTTAGACAATTACTTAACATCCCCCCTCCCAGAAGAAGTGGATGAAACCAGTGCTGAAGATGAAGGTGTCTCTCAGAGGAAGTTTCTGGATGGCAACGAGCTCACCCTGGCTGACTGCAACCTGTTGCCAAAGTTACACATAGTACAG GTGGTGTGTAAGAAGTACCGGGGATTCACCATCCCCGAGGCCTTCCGGGGAGTGCATCGGTACTTGCGCAATGCCTACGCCCGGGAAGAATTCGCTTCCACCTGTCCAGATGATGAGGAGATCGAGCTCGCCTATGAGCAAGTGGCCAAGGCCCTCAAATAA